One Xiphophorus hellerii strain 12219 chromosome 24, Xiphophorus_hellerii-4.1, whole genome shotgun sequence DNA window includes the following coding sequences:
- the adgrg7.1 gene encoding adhesion G-protein coupled receptor G7 gives MEKKFGKQSRTTPPPTTTTALPTTTTALPTTTTPTPTTTTPTPTSTTPPPTTTTALPTTTTAPPTSTTPTPTTTTTHAPTTTPTTTTTTTTTSTKPPLNCIHGHNESGVCVCDDEWTGKNCSEENFCTEATLGRFRFPKTTIGWFAYSEEQCGKDTVSAGKPQASTRCLIRDGKPQFDDPPRVLRCEQTLSDIQRNLTSSADLEVLASSAQLLTSRPEGLKPEDITIATQIANTLLLSPNASETVRVAAVTTISQLLNATESDEKEETNTSQSLTLTLDQLSVNLSLTSNTSQLVQPNLVVQSAQIPASDTQGVQFTALAGRSGSFVANRIRLDTNVSKVTVDEDFIADALVYIRFPSGRGAERRQQGSNVSLGFVLYQNSRFFPSRIYRRRRASLRVLSASIGGPDRSVVAETVEMQFRVKLLLNTSLHDFSCVFWDYGKQDWNTHGCHKGNASDGVLRCSCNHTTNFAALWSFREDYKYAKSLMRISIVGLSFSILGLVITIIHHLKETFQMKSGQKQTKLNSKTSLLCICFSLLAFIITFLSGVQNLRQDYDTKEPPSDQNQILDSEKSVVPDSGSCTAVTALLHFFLLATFSWNSLYGTQVVLLVRSMQRSLPSYWTGLSWGVGWGVPAVVTAITLATTYRVENPLAYRQEEFCWLAALDQKKHFSFGKPMFWAFLVPLGLVLLYNTVLLGLVSLTTCRVDRKLTSTKRSSLAQKFLVSFSLAVLLGLSWTLGYLVLVTEKTTHLVWSILFCLCTTTQGLQIFILFTARTRSFRVAVGRSAHYVSVAGFTLRSTTYYLWKNRAETRTSDMYNTKDRDTSI, from the exons ATGGAGAAGAAGTTTGGGAAGCAGAGTCG TACTACTCCTCCTcccactactactactgctcttcccactactactactgctcTTCCCACTACTACTACTCCTACTCCCACTACTACTACTCCTACTCCCACTAGTACTACTCCTCCTcccactactactactgctcttcccactactactactgctcCTCCCACTAGTACTACTCCTACTcccactactactactactcATGCTCCCACTACTACTCCCACTACTACTACCACTACTACTACCACCTCCACCAAGCCTCCGCTGAACTGTATTCATGGGCATAATGAGAGTGGCGTCTGTGTCTGTGATGATGAGTGGACGGGGAAGAACTGCTCAGAGG aaaatttctgcaCTGAAGCAACTTTAGGGAGATTCAGATTTCCAAAGACAACCATTGGTTGGTTTGCGTACTCAGAGGAACAATGTGGCAAAGATACAGTTTCAG CTGGTAAACCCCAGGCTTCTACCAGATGTTTGATCAGGGATGGAAAACCTCAGTTTGATGACCCACCCCGGGTCCTTCGATGTGAACAGACGCTCAGCGACATTCAAAGAAAC CTCACCAGTTCTGCAGACCTGGAGGTACTGGCATCCAGCGCTCAGCTTCTGACGTCCAGACCTGAAGGTCTGAAACCTGAAGACATCACCATAGCAACTCAGATTGCCAACACGTTGCTGCTGTCGCCAAATGCCTCAGAG ACCGTCAGGGTGGCAGCAGTTACTACCATCAGTCAGCTGCTCAACGCCACGGAGTCCGATGAGAAGGAGGAAACCAACACGTCTCAGAG CTTGACGTTGACCCTGGATCAGCTCTCTGTGAACCTCAGCCTCACCAGCAACACGTCCCAGCTGGTCCAACCGAACCTGGTGGTCCAGTCGGCTCAGATTCCAGCGTCGGACACCCAGGGAGTCCAGTTCACTGCGTTGGCAG GGCGGTCTGGCAGTTTTGTAGCCAACAGAATTCGGTTGGACACCAACGTGTCAAAGGTCACCGTGGACGAGGATTTTATCGCTGACGCGCTGGTTTACATCCGCTTCCCATCAG GCAGAGGGGCTGAAAGGCGCCAGCAGGGGTCCAACGTCTCTCTGGGCTTCGTCCTCTACCAGAACAGCCGCTTCTTCCCGTCCAGGATCTACAGGAGGCGGCGGGCCAGCCTCAGGGTCCTGTCAGCCAGCATCGGGGGTCCAGACCGCAGTGTGGTGGCGGAGACTGTGGAGATGCAGTTCAGAGTAAAG CTCCTACTTAATACATCTCTGCACGACTTCTCCTGCGTCTTCTGGGACTACGGCAAGCAGGACTGGAACACCCACGGCTGCCACAAGGGGAACGCTTCAGACGGCGTTCTCAGATGTTCCTGCAACCACACCACCAACTTCGCAGCTCTCTGG TCTTTCAGAGAGGACTATAAGTATGCAAAATCCCTGATGAGGATCTCCATCGTGGGTCTGTCTTTCTCCATCCTGGGCTTGGTTATCACCATCATCCACCACCTGAAAGAGAC ttttcagatgaaatctggtcaaaaacaaaccaagctGAACTCCAAGACGTCTCTGCTCTGCATCTGCTTCAGTCTGCTGgccttcatcatcaccttcctgTCTGGAGTCCAGAACCTCAGACAGGACTACGATACCAAGGAGCCGCCCAGCGATCAGAACCAGATCCTGGACTCTGAGAAGTCTGTGGTGCCGGATTCGGGCTCCTGCACGGCCGTGACGGCGCTTCTGCACTTCTTCCTGCTGGCCACCTTCTCATGGAACAGTTTGTACGGCACCCAGGTGGTTCTGCTGGTCCGATCCATGCAGCGCAGCCTGCCCTCGTACTGGACCGGGCTCAGCTGGGGAGTCGGATGGG GAGTCCCAGCCGTTGTCACGGCGATCACCCTGGCAACGACCTACCGGGTGGAGAACCCGCTGGCATACAGACAGGAGGAGTT ctgctggctgGCCGCTCTGGACCAGAAGAAACACTTCAGCTTTGGGAAGCCCATGTTCTGGGCCTTCCTGGTGCCGCTGGGCCTGGTTCTGCTCTACAACACGGTTCTGCTGGGCCTCGTCTCCCTCACCACCTGCAGGGTGGATCGCAAGCTCACCAG CACCAAGCGCTCCTCCCTGGCCCAGAAGTTCCTGGTCAGCTTCTCTCTGGCGGTTCTGCTCGGTCTGTCCTGGACTCTGGGCTACCTGGTCCTGGTTACCGAGAAAACCACTCACCTGGTCTGGAGCATCCTGTTCTGCCTGTGTACCACCACCCAG GGCCTGCAGATCTTCATCCTGTTCACGGCCAGAACCAGAAGCTTCCGGGTCGCAGTGGGCCGGTCCGCTCACTACGTCTCCGTCGCCGGGTTCACCCTCAGGTCCACAACGTACTACCTGTGGAAGAACCGGGCCGAGACCAGAACCTCAGACATGTACAACACAAAGGACCGGGACACCAGCATCTAG
- the ftcd gene encoding formimidoyltransferase-cyclodeaminase — MAQLVECVPNFSEGRDQKVIDAVAAAISETAGCSLLDVDPGASTNRTVYTFVGPPEAVVQGALNAARRAFGLIDMSKHSGEHPRTGALDVCPFIPVQNVSMDDCVRCADQFGRRLAETLQVPVYLYGEAARSESRRNLPSVRSGEYEALPEKLKSEEWAPDFGPAHFVPSWGATVTGARKFLIAYNVNLIGTKEQAHRIALDIREQGRGQDQPGLLKKVQGLGWYLEEENLAQVSTNILDFELTPLHAVYQEICGVAEELKLPVVGSQIVGLIPLKALLDAADFYMKTEQLFIIEEEHKVRLVISKLGLDSLSPFNPKQRIIEYMVRSQEEGGLVSLTLQQFVRSVGARTAAPGGGSVSAAVGALGAALGAMVGQMTYGKRQFENLDFVMRKLIPPFHQAMNELLGLVDADSAAFNGYMVALKMPKSSSEERSRREAAMQEGLKRAVGVPLALAEKVSVLWPSLKQMVLFGNIGCKSDAQVAAKALETAVFGAYYNVTINLKDVSDEAFRLATQRRVSELLEEAKDSVASILDAAENRT, encoded by the exons ATGGCTCAGCTGGTGGAGTGCGTTCCTAACTTCTCTGAGGGCCGAGACCAGAAG GTGATCGATGCCGTCGCCGCCGCCATCTCTGAGACGGCCGGCTGCAGCCTGCTGGACGTCGACCCGGGGGCCTCCACCAACCGGACCGTCTACACCTTCGTGGGCCCCCCGGAGGCCGTGGTGCAGGGGGCGCTGAACGCCGCCCGCCGGGCCTTCGGCCTCATCGACATGAGCAAACATTCAG GGGAACACCCTCGCACCGGAGCGCTGGACGTCTGTCCCTTCATCCCCGTCCAGAACGTCAGCATGGACGACTGCGTCCGCTGCGCCGACCAGTTTGGACGGCGGCTGGCGGAGACGCTGCAGGTTCCTG TGTATCTTTACGGAGAAGCGGCTCGGTCCGAGTCCAGGAGGAATCTCCCGTCGGTTCGATCCGGAGAGTACGAAGCTCTACCTGAGAAG ctgaagagTGAAGAGTGGGCCCCTGACTTTGGCCCCGCCCACTTCGTGCCGTCGTGGGGCGCCACGGTAACCGGTGCTCGCAAGTTCCTGATCGCGTACAACGTGAACCTGATCGGCACCAAGGAGCAGGCTCATCGGATCGCCCTGGACATCCGCGAACAGGGCCGAGGACAGGACCAG CCAGGTCTCCTGAAGAAGGTCCAGGGTCTGGGCTGGTACCTGGAGGAGGAGAACCTGGCCCAGGTGTCCACCAACATCCTGGACTTTGAGCTGACGCCGCTCCACGCCGTGTACCAGGAGATCTGCGGGGTCGCTGAG GAGCTGAAGCTTCCTGTGGTCGGCTCCCAGATCGTTGGTCTGATTCCTCTGAAGGCTCTGCTGGACGCCGCCGACTTCTACATGAAAACAGAGCAGCTCTTCATCATCGAAGAGGAGCACAAAGTCCGGCTG GTGATCAGTAAACTGGGCCTGGATTCACTGAGTCCCTTCAACCCAAAGCAGAGGATCATTGA GTACATGGTGAGGTCACAGGAAGAAGGCGGGCTCGTGTCTCTGACTCTGCAGCAGTTTGTTCGCAGCGTTGGAGCGCGAACAGCCGCTCCAGGAGGAGGGTCTGTTTCTGCCGCCGTCGGCGCGCTG GGGGCAGCGCTGGGCGCCATGGTGGGGCAGATGACGTACGGAAAGAGGCAGTTTGAGAACCTGGACTTTGTGATGAGGAAGCTGATTCCTCCGTTCCATCAGGCCATGAACGAGCTGCTGGGGTTGGTGGACGCCGACTCCGCCGCCTTCAACGGCTACATG GTGGCGCTGAAAATGCCGAAGTCCAGCAGCGAGGAGAGGAGCAG GAGAGAAGCGGCGATGCAGGAAGGCCTGAAGCGGGCCGTCGGCGTCCCGCTGGCTTTGGCTGAGAAGGTCAGCGTCCTCTGGCCGTCTCTGAAGCAGATGGTTCTGTTCGGGAACATCGGCTGCAAGTCCGATGCTCAG GTTGCAGCTAAAGCTCTGGAAACGGCTGTTTTTGGAGCGTACTACAACGTCACGATCAACCTGAAGGACGTCTCAGACGAAGCCTTCAGACTGGCT ACGCAGAGGAGAGTTTCTGAGCTTCTGGAGGAAGCCAAGGACAGCGTGGCCTCCATCCTGGACGCAGCTGAGAACAGAACCTGA
- the LOC116715678 gene encoding zinc finger protein 501-like codes for MEDVFQPRVLLRTADVKKEADMNQQEALRLQIKEEEEELCVSHEGEQLRVKQETDGRFPSTAAPISSKDVKEEPPEEQSPDVDPFKVKEENNQMCCRQEDELFRVKEEPDYSRLPLNIVYVNSEDDEEKPVMSQLHQQQTGNGDLPTSSSGDQIKAEIEVEISGAAESSRNPDPNTAGGTLSQSETEEEEEDEEDEDDVNQQSKTLSESETEDIHQKSHLDILGNIPVGDEPFGCDFCGKRFSLKSSLNNHVKIHTGEKSCDFCGKTFNSSSDLKKHMRVHTGEKPFCCEDCGKRFSLSASLNRHMRIHTGEKTFACDVCGKRFTLSSYLEKHMRIHTQEKLFGCNDCGETFSLQLCLKRHMRIHTGEKPFGCDVCGKRFNLKSNLNVHMRVHTGQKPFGCDECGLKFSTNSNLKEHMRIHKDEKAFACDECGKRFNVKSSLKRHMKSHKGERPFSCDICGKRLALKSSLKRHMKIHMEDQPYLFVGKDPP; via the exons ATGGAGGACGTTTTCCAGCCCAGAGTCCTGCTGCGCACTGCAG ATGTTAAAAAAGAGGCTGATATGaaccagcaggaggcgctgcGCCTCCAGataaaggaggaagaggaagaactCTGTGTGAGTCATGAAGGAGAGCAGCTCAGAGTGAAGCAGGAGACAGACGGCAGGTTTCCATCTACTGCAGCTCCCATCAGCAgtaagg ATGTTAAAGAAGAGCCTCCAGAAGAACAGAGTCCTGATGTGGAtcctttcaaagtaaaagaggaaaataatcaaatgtgCTGCCGTCAGGAAGACGAGCTGTTCAGAGTGAAGGAGGAGCCTGATTATTCCAGGCTCccattaaatattgtttatgtaaatagtgaggatgatgaagagaaaCCAGTGATGTCTCAGCTTCATCAGCAGCAGACAGGAAATGGAGATCTTCCAACCAGCAGCTCAGGCGAccagataaaagcagaaattgaAGTGGAGATCAGTGGAGCAGCAGAGTCCAGCAGGAACCCAGATCCAAATACTGCTGGAGGAACTTTGAGCCAATCAGAgactgaagaggaggaggaggatgaagaggatgaagatgatgtGAACCAGCAGAGTAAAACATTGTCAGAGTCTGAGACTGAAGACATTCATCAAAAATCACATTTGGACATACTTGGAAACATTCCTGTTGGTGACGAACCTTTTGGTTGTGATTTTTGTGGGAAAAGATTTTCCTTAAAGTCTTCTTTAAACAATCACGTAAAAATCCACACAGGGGAGAAATCATGTGATTTCTGTGGAAAAACTTTTAACTCAAGTTCAGACTTAAAGAAACACATGAGAgttcacacaggagagaaaccttTTTGTTGCGAGgattgtggaaaaagattttcCCTAAGTGCATCTTTAAACagacacatgagaattcacacaggagaaaaaacatttgcttgTGATGTTTGTGGGAAAAGATTTACCTTAAGCTCATATTTGGAAAAacacatgagaatccacacaCAAGAAAAACTCTTTGGTTGTAATGATTGTGGAGAAACATTTTCCTTACAGCTATGTTTAAAGAGACACATGAGGatccacacaggagagaaaccgTTTGGTTGTGATGTTTGTGGTAAAAGATTTAACTTAAAGTCTAATTTAAACGTACACATGAGAGTTCACACGGGACAGAAACCCTTCGGTTGTGAtgaatgtggtttaaaattTAGCACAAATTCTAATTTAAAGGAACACATGAGAATCCACAAGGATGAAAAAGCCTTTGCTTGTGAtgaatgtggaaaaagatttaACGTAAAGTCTAGTTTAAAGAGACACATGAAAAGCCACAAAGGTGAACGACCTTTTAGTTGTGATATCTGTGGGAAAAGACTCGCCTTGAAGTCCAGCTTAAAGAGACACATGAAGATCCACATGGAAGACCAACCTTATTTGTTTGTGGGAAAAGATCCACCTTAA